In Amia ocellicauda isolate fAmiCal2 chromosome 7, fAmiCal2.hap1, whole genome shotgun sequence, one genomic interval encodes:
- the atp13a3 gene encoding polyamine-transporting ATPase 13A3 isoform X2: MEKEDVKIVNKGQEDEMEISGYRLSRWKLALVGVGVVCTGGFLLLLLYWMPEWCVKGTCTRTSVREAEMVLLRSTDEFKRWFRAKVRIMLAPGKGPFASLDSQTNTAVANGHSPRSSDTPPEEFEKKYAEYQPVQIRHFTLHSTRYYWNDTIQNFVVFKGLEDEKVTCSSIHDDHSTGLTKDQQEYRRLFFGVNDIAVKVPSVFKLLIKEVLNPFYIFQLFSVILWSADEYYYYAAAIVFMSVISIATSLYTIKKQYVMLHDMVATHSIVRVSVCRDNNEIEEAMSTELVPGDILVIPTNGTIMPCDAVLVSGTCIVNESMLTGESVPVTKTNLPNPGKGPKGAEGDAVYSTEEHKRHTLFCGTNVIQTRFYSGELVKAVVVKTGFSTAKGQLVRSILYPKPTDFKLYRDAYLFLLCLVAVAGIGFIYSIVLSIMNEVPAKTIIIESLDIITITVPPALPAAMTAGIVYAQRRLKRIGIFCISPQRINICGQLNLICFDKTGTLTEDGLDLWGIQRVENGSFLLSEENAYKEALVKSQFVACMATCHSLTKIEGELSGDPLDLKMFEATGWILEEATEEETTLHNRIMPTVVRPPKQLLPEPMLSTEQDMELYELPSSYEIGIVRQFPFSSGLQRMSVVARLLGEKRMDAYLKGAPEVVASLCKKETVPENFSDVLEEYTKQGFRVIALAHRRLESKLTWHKVQNINRDAIEVNMEFLGMIVMQNKLKAETPSVLEDLRRASIRTVMVTGDNMLTAISVARDCGMILPQDRVIIADALPPKDGHAAQINWHYADNPTKHASTLSPRFEDIQIQLDEDGPGDEHSAMEHYHFAMSGKSFAVITEHFQDLVQKLVLRGTVFARMAPDQKTQLVEALQSVDYFVGMCGDGANDCGALKRAHSGISLSELEASVASPFTSRTPNISCVPSLMREGRAALITSFCVFKFMALYSIIQYISVTLLYSILSNLGDFQFLFIDIAIILLIVFTMSLNPAWKELVAQRPPSGLISGPLLFSVLTQILICLSFQTLAFIWVKKQPWYEVWTPSSDACNLSSTAHFSLDHNETEHDDHNIKNYENTTVFFVSAFQYLIVAIVFSKGKPFRQPSYKNWPFVLSAIILYAFLLFILFYRVDGIDWFLEIVCVPYQWRITILLIIAVNAAVCILMEKGIDLTGSKFLPWLCCRKRRAPKARYMHLAQELLVDPDWPPKPKTTTEAKMPSSPENGSYQIISTS, encoded by the exons ATGGAGAAAGAAGATGTGAAGATTGTGAATAAGGGGCAGGAGGATGAGATG GAGATTTCTGGGTACAGGCTGTCTCGCTGGAAGCTGGCGCTGGTTGGCGTGGGGGTGGTCTGCACCGGGGGCTTCTTGCTGCTGCTCCTGTACTGGATGCCAGAGTGGTGCGTGAAGGGCACCTGCACCAGGACAAGTGTCCGAGAGGCCGAGATGGTGCTGCTGAGATCCACT GATGAGTTCAAGAGATGGTTCAGAGCGAAGGTGCGAATCATGCTGGCTCCAGGGAAGGGCCCCTTTGCCAGCCTGGATTCCCAGACGAACACAGCTGTGGCCAATGGTCACTCCCCCCGGTCCTCGGACACCCCCCCAGAAGAATTTGAGAAGAAGTATGCTGAATACCAGCCTGTGCAG ATCCGCCATTTCACTCTCCACAGTACAAGATACTATTGGAACGATACAATCCAGAATTTTGTAGTATTCAA GGGCTTGGAGGATGAGAAAGTCACCTGCTCCTCCATCCACGATGACCACAGCACAGGCCTGACCAAAGACCAGCAAGAGTACAG GCGATTGTTTTTTGGAGTGAATGATATCGCAGTGAAAGTGCCTTCAGTTTTCAAGCTGCTAATTAAAGAG GTTCTCAACCCTTTCTACATCTTCCAGCTGTTCAGTGTTATTCTTTGGAGCGCTGATGAATATTATTACTACGCTGCAGCCATTGTGTTCATGTCCGTCATATCAATAGCTACCTCTTTGTACACCATCAAAAAG CAATATGTTATGCTGCACGACATGGTGGCAACCCACAGTATTGTACGAGTTTCTGTCTGCAGGGACAATAATG AGATAGAGGAAGCCATGTCCACAGAGCTAGTTCCAGGTGACATCTTGGTGATTCCCACTAACGGCACCATCATGCCCTGCGATGCCGTGCTGGTCAGCGGGACGTGTATTGTCAATGAGAGCATGCTCACAG GTGAAAGTGTGCCAGTCACAAAGACCAACCTGCCCAACCCGGGCAAGGGGCCGAAGGGAGCGGAGGGCGATGCAGTCTACAGCACAGAAGAGCATAAACGCCACACACTCTTCTGTGGAACCAATGTCATCCAGACTCGCTTTTATTCAGGGGAGCTTGTCAAGGCTGTCGTGGTCAAGACCG GCTTTAGCACAGCCAAAGGACAGCTGGTGCGCTCAATCCTGTACCCGAAGCCGACCGATTTTAAGCTGTACCGCGACGCCTACCTCTTCCTGTTGTGCCTGGTGGCTGTGGCTGGGATTGGCTTCATTTACTCCATCGTCCTCAGCATCATGAACGAG GTTCCAGCCAAAACCATCATCATTGAGTCCCTGGACATCATCACAATCACTGTGCCACCTGCGCTGCCTGCCGCCATGACAGCTGGCATCGTTTATGCCCAGCGCCGCCTCAAACGCATCGGCATCTTCTGCATCAGCCCCCAGAGGATTAACATCTGTGGCCAGCTAAACCTCATCTGCTTCGACAAG ACTGGCACACTCACTGAAGATGGATTAGATCTATGGGGCATCCAAAGAGTGGAAAATGGCAG CTTTCTCCTCTCTGAAGAAAATGCCTATAAGGAAGCCCTGGTCAAGTCTCAGTTTGTGGCCTGTATGGCCACTTGCCATTCTCTCACCAAGATCGAGGGCGAGCTCTCTGGAGATCCTCTTGACCTCAAAATGTTTGAGGCAACTGGCTGG ATCCTGGAAGAAGCCACAGAGGAGGAGACCACCCTGCACAACCGCATCATGCCCACTGTTGTGCGGCCGCCCAAACAGCTTCTGCCCGAACCCATGCTCTCCACCGAGCAGGACATG GAACTCTATGAGCTTCCG TCGTCCTATGAGATCGGGATTGTGCGCCAGTTTCCATTCTCTTCGGGCCTGCAGAGGATGAGTGTGGTGGCGCGGCTCTTGGGCGAGAAGCGCATGGATGCCTATCTGAAAGGGGCACCCGAGGTCGTCGCCAGCCTTTGTAAGAAGGAAACAG TGCCTGAGAATTTTTCGGACGTTCTGGAGGAGTATACTAAGCAGGGCTTCAGAGTCATCGCCTTGGCTCACCGGAGACTGGAATCCAAACTCACCTGGCATAAAGTGCAGAACATCAACCG AGATGCCATTGAGGTGAACATGGAGTTCCTGGGGATGATTGTAATGCAGAATAAACTAAAGGCCGAGACTCCATCTGTCCTGGAAGACCTTCGTAGAGCCAGCATTCGcactgtaatggtcacag GTGACAACATGCTGACTGCTATTTCAGTGGCGCGGGACTGTGGGATGATCCTGCCCCAGGACCGAGTCATCATTGCAGATGCTCTACCTCCCAAAGATGGCCACGCAGCCCAGATCAATTGGCACTATGCAGACAACCCCACCAAGCATGCCAGCACACTGAGCCCACGCTTTGAA GACATTCAGATACAGCTGGATGAGGACGGCCCTGGAGATGAGCACAGTGCCATGGAGCACTATCACTTCGCCATGAGCGGGAAGTCCTTCGCTGTCATAACAGAACATTTTCAAGATCTCGTACAAAAG CTGGTCCTGCGCGGCACAGTGTTTGCGAGAATGGCTCCGGATCAGAAGACCCAGCTGGTGGAGGCGCTGCAGAGCGTGGA ttattttgtcgGGATGTGTGGTGATGGTGCTAATGATTGCGGG GCACTGAAGAGAGCTCACAGTGGGATCTCCCTGTCTGAACTGGAGGCTTCTGTGGCCTCACCTTTCACCTCCAGAACACCCAACATCTCCTGTGTGCCCAGCCTCATGAG GGAAGGGCGAGCAGCACTGATTACCTCTTTCTGTGTGTTCAAGTTCATGGCTCTGTACAGCATTATCCAGTACATCAGTGTTACTCTCCTTTACTCC ATTCTGAGCAACCTCGGGGACTTCCAGTTTCTCTTCATTGACATAGCTATCATTCTACTTATTGTCTTCACAA TGAGTTTAAACCCAGCCTGGAAGGAGCTGGTGGCACAGAGGCCTCCATCCGGTCTCATTTCTGGGCCTCTACTGTTTTCAGTCCTCACTCAAATCCTCATCTGTCTGAGCTTCCAAACACTGGCTTTCATCTGGGTAAAAAAGCAGCCGTGGTATGAGGTCTGGACGCCGAGCTCAGA TGCCTGTAATTTGTCCAGCACTGCCCATTTCTCCCTTGATCATAATGAAACGGAACATGATGACCACAACATTAAAAACTATGAGAACACTACAGTCTTCTTTGTGTCAGCCTTCCAGTACCTCATTGTAGCCATTGTCTTCTCCAAAGGGAAGCCATTCAGGCAGCCAAGCTACAAAAACT gGCCATTTGTCTTGTCTGCAATCATATTGTATGCCTTTCTGCTCTTCATCCTGTTTTATCGAGTGGATGGTATCGACTGGTTTCTGGAG ATTGTGTGTGTTCCCTACCAGTGGCGCATCACAATACTCCTCATCATTGCAGTTAATGCAGCAGTGTGTATCCTGATGGAG AAGGGTATTGACCTGACGGGATCCAAATTCCTGCCCTGGCTCTGTTGCAGAAAGAGACGGGCACCCAAGGCTCGCTACATGCACCTTGCCCAAGAGCTGCTGGTCGACCCTGACTGGCCGCCCAAGCCCAAAACCACAACTGAAGCGAAAATGCCCTCTAGCCCTGAAAACGGCTCTTACCAAATCATTTCTACTTCATAG
- the LOC136753252 gene encoding leucine-rich repeat-containing protein 15, whose amino-acid sequence MDLTCCLYILVSFHVVRSVHGNCPDECLCPDPRVVRCSGGTVTKVPSSIPADTERLDISYTNITIFTSNDFHAINESLQFLIANTPELTEIKPGAFDSLTNLKVLLLTQTKLQKIPTRLFRNMVNLEKLILNKNKLQNISHDMFSTLTSLNDLNLEKNQLNYIPEGAFSQLVNLQSLSLAWNNIASFSQKTFQNLTTLRFLRLQKNGLRQIPPGSFDHLANLEELSLQGNQIEHLPADLFSKQPNLKKLFLSNNHISRLPEGIFLNLPVLSDLTLFENCLVNISSGVWGPMPLRELWLYNNKLVHIADRAFNNLTQLQLLVLSRNHISTISRDAFRGLVALGEVSVHTNKLTSLEEGTFNGLVALQNISLENNNLKSLPGNLFQNLPILQNLDLHNNSLESLPHELLNSLDAITEIILYDNPWKCDMDTYPLRKWMKLNPLKVSSITQTACFSPASLKGTPIVDVRDENVTSTTVITQQYFTMTSTTRSTFTPIFTTPWKSSPSHNSGDNGIEKEKGGGLTKEALIIIIVLICTVVISSLVICIACKRKKRQSSGNLNPTSTRNSVI is encoded by the coding sequence ATGGATCTGACATGCTGCTTATACATACTGGTCAGTTTTCATGTTGTACGGTCTGTTCATGGAAACTGCCCAGATGAATGCTTGTGTCCGGACCCTAGAGTAGTGCGATGCTCTGGTGGCACTGTCACCAAGGTACCATCCTCCATACCAGCGGACACTGAACGTCTGGATATATCCTATACCAATATTACAATCTTTACCTCAAATGATTTCCATGCAATAAATGAGTCCTTACAATTTCTTATTGCCAACACACCTGAACTGACCGAGATAAAACCAGGGGCATTTGACAGCCTTACAAACCTCAAAGTCCTGCTTTTAACACAAACTAAACTACAAAAGATACCAACTAGATTGTTCAGAAACATGGTGAATCTTGAAAAgcttatattaaataaaaacaaactacaaaatATCTCACATGACATGTTCTCAACACTCACCAGTTTAAATGACCTCAATCTTGAGAAAAATCAGTTAAACTACATACCAGAAGGAGCTTTCAGCCAGCTTGTAAATTTACAAAGTCTCAGCTTGGCTTGGAATAATATCGCCAGCTTTTCCcagaaaacatttcagaatCTTACAACACTACGGTTTCTTAGACTTCAAAAGAATGGGCTCAGGCAAATCCCACCAGGCAGTTTTGACCACTTAGCAAACCTAGAGGAATTATCTCTACAAGGCAACCAGATCGAGCACCTGCCTGCTGACCTGTTCTCCAAACAACCGAACTTAAAGAAGCTGTTTCTGTCTAACAATCATATATCTAGGCTACCTGAGGGCATCTTCCTCAACTTGCCTGTCCTAAGTGATCTAACCCTTTTTGAGAACTGCCTGGTAAACATTTCCAGTGGTGTATGGGGTCCTATGCCCCTCCGAGAACTCTGGCTATACAATAACAAATTAGTTCACATCGCGGACAGAGCATTCAACAACCTGACCCAGCTACAGCTCCTGGTGCTGAGCAGGAATCACATCAGCACTATCTCCAGGGATGCCTTCAGGGGCTTGGTGGCACTGGGAGAGGTGTCTGTGCACACAAACAAGCTAACTAGCCTGGAAGAGGGAACCTTCAATGGACTGGTGGCTCTCCAGAACATCTCCCTAGAAAACAACAACTTGAAGTCCCTGCCAGGAAACCTATTCCAGAATCTCCCCATTTTACAAAATCTTGACCTCCACAATAACTCCTTAGAGAGCTTGCCTCATGAGCTCCTCAACTCTCTAGATGCCATTACAGAAATAATTCTCTATGATAACCCCTGGAAATGTGACATGGACACCTATCCTTTGAGAAAATGGATGAAGTTGAACCCACTCAAGGTGTCCAGTATCACACAAACGGCTTGTTTTTCCCCAGCCTCACTGAAAGGTACCCCTATTGTAGATGTCAGAGATGAGAATGTCACCAGCACGACTGTGATAACCCAGCAATATTTCACCATGACCAGTACAACTAGAAGCACATTCACGCCCATCTTCACCACACCATGGAAAAGCAGCCCTTCACACAACAGTGGGGACAATGGCATTGAAAAGGAGAAGGGGGGAGGCCTAACAAAGGAAGCCCTAATCATCATAATCGTACTCATCTGCACAGTTGTTATTTCCAGTCTGGTAATCTGCATTGCttgcaaaaggaaaaaaagacagTCAAGTGGAAACTTAAACCCAACTTCTACAAGAAATTCTGTTATTTAA
- the atp13a3 gene encoding polyamine-transporting ATPase 13A3 isoform X1 — protein sequence MEKEDVKIVNKGQEDEMEISGYRLSRWKLALVGVGVVCTGGFLLLLLYWMPEWCVKGTCTRTSVREAEMVLLRSTDEFKRWFRAKVRIMLAPGKGPFASLDSQTNTAVANGHSPRSSDTPPEEFEKKYAEYQPVQIRHFTLHSTRYYWNDTIQNFVVFKGLEDEKVTCSSIHDDHSTGLTKDQQEYRRLFFGVNDIAVKVPSVFKLLIKEVLNPFYIFQLFSVILWSADEYYYYAAAIVFMSVISIATSLYTIKKQYVMLHDMVATHSIVRVSVCRDNNEIEEAMSTELVPGDILVIPTNGTIMPCDAVLVSGTCIVNESMLTGESVPVTKTNLPNPGKGPKGAEGDAVYSTEEHKRHTLFCGTNVIQTRFYSGELVKAVVVKTGFSTAKGQLVRSILYPKPTDFKLYRDAYLFLLCLVAVAGIGFIYSIVLSIMNEVPAKTIIIESLDIITITVPPALPAAMTAGIVYAQRRLKRIGIFCISPQRINICGQLNLICFDKTGTLTEDGLDLWGIQRVENGSFLLSEENAYKEALVKSQFVACMATCHSLTKIEGELSGDPLDLKMFEATGWILEEATEEETTLHNRIMPTVVRPPKQLLPEPMLSTEQDMELYELPSSYEIGIVRQFPFSSGLQRMSVVARLLGEKRMDAYLKGAPEVVASLCKKETVPENFSDVLEEYTKQGFRVIALAHRRLESKLTWHKVQNINRDAIEVNMEFLGMIVMQNKLKAETPSVLEDLRRASIRTVMVTGDNMLTAISVARDCGMILPQDRVIIADALPPKDGHAAQINWHYADNPTKHASTLSPRFEDIQIQLDEDGPGDEHSAMEHYHFAMSGKSFAVITEHFQDLVQKLVLRGTVFARMAPDQKTQLVEALQSVDYFVGMCGDGANDCGALKRAHSGISLSELEASVASPFTSRTPNISCVPSLMREGRAALITSFCVFKFMALYSIIQYISVTLLYSILSNLGDFQFLFIDIAIILLIVFTMSLNPAWKELVAQRPPSGLISGPLLFSVLTQILICLSFQTLAFIWVKKQPWYEVWTPSSDACNLSSTAHFSLDHNETEHDDHNIKNYENTTVFFVSAFQYLIVAIVFSKGKPFRQPSYKNWPFVLSAIILYAFLLFILFYRVDGIDWFLEIVCVPYQWRITILLIIAVNAAVCILMETFILDIILWKLVFSRDKQGSYGVTSASQTPQKGIDLTGSKFLPWLCCRKRRAPKARYMHLAQELLVDPDWPPKPKTTTEAKMPSSPENGSYQIISTS from the exons ATGGAGAAAGAAGATGTGAAGATTGTGAATAAGGGGCAGGAGGATGAGATG GAGATTTCTGGGTACAGGCTGTCTCGCTGGAAGCTGGCGCTGGTTGGCGTGGGGGTGGTCTGCACCGGGGGCTTCTTGCTGCTGCTCCTGTACTGGATGCCAGAGTGGTGCGTGAAGGGCACCTGCACCAGGACAAGTGTCCGAGAGGCCGAGATGGTGCTGCTGAGATCCACT GATGAGTTCAAGAGATGGTTCAGAGCGAAGGTGCGAATCATGCTGGCTCCAGGGAAGGGCCCCTTTGCCAGCCTGGATTCCCAGACGAACACAGCTGTGGCCAATGGTCACTCCCCCCGGTCCTCGGACACCCCCCCAGAAGAATTTGAGAAGAAGTATGCTGAATACCAGCCTGTGCAG ATCCGCCATTTCACTCTCCACAGTACAAGATACTATTGGAACGATACAATCCAGAATTTTGTAGTATTCAA GGGCTTGGAGGATGAGAAAGTCACCTGCTCCTCCATCCACGATGACCACAGCACAGGCCTGACCAAAGACCAGCAAGAGTACAG GCGATTGTTTTTTGGAGTGAATGATATCGCAGTGAAAGTGCCTTCAGTTTTCAAGCTGCTAATTAAAGAG GTTCTCAACCCTTTCTACATCTTCCAGCTGTTCAGTGTTATTCTTTGGAGCGCTGATGAATATTATTACTACGCTGCAGCCATTGTGTTCATGTCCGTCATATCAATAGCTACCTCTTTGTACACCATCAAAAAG CAATATGTTATGCTGCACGACATGGTGGCAACCCACAGTATTGTACGAGTTTCTGTCTGCAGGGACAATAATG AGATAGAGGAAGCCATGTCCACAGAGCTAGTTCCAGGTGACATCTTGGTGATTCCCACTAACGGCACCATCATGCCCTGCGATGCCGTGCTGGTCAGCGGGACGTGTATTGTCAATGAGAGCATGCTCACAG GTGAAAGTGTGCCAGTCACAAAGACCAACCTGCCCAACCCGGGCAAGGGGCCGAAGGGAGCGGAGGGCGATGCAGTCTACAGCACAGAAGAGCATAAACGCCACACACTCTTCTGTGGAACCAATGTCATCCAGACTCGCTTTTATTCAGGGGAGCTTGTCAAGGCTGTCGTGGTCAAGACCG GCTTTAGCACAGCCAAAGGACAGCTGGTGCGCTCAATCCTGTACCCGAAGCCGACCGATTTTAAGCTGTACCGCGACGCCTACCTCTTCCTGTTGTGCCTGGTGGCTGTGGCTGGGATTGGCTTCATTTACTCCATCGTCCTCAGCATCATGAACGAG GTTCCAGCCAAAACCATCATCATTGAGTCCCTGGACATCATCACAATCACTGTGCCACCTGCGCTGCCTGCCGCCATGACAGCTGGCATCGTTTATGCCCAGCGCCGCCTCAAACGCATCGGCATCTTCTGCATCAGCCCCCAGAGGATTAACATCTGTGGCCAGCTAAACCTCATCTGCTTCGACAAG ACTGGCACACTCACTGAAGATGGATTAGATCTATGGGGCATCCAAAGAGTGGAAAATGGCAG CTTTCTCCTCTCTGAAGAAAATGCCTATAAGGAAGCCCTGGTCAAGTCTCAGTTTGTGGCCTGTATGGCCACTTGCCATTCTCTCACCAAGATCGAGGGCGAGCTCTCTGGAGATCCTCTTGACCTCAAAATGTTTGAGGCAACTGGCTGG ATCCTGGAAGAAGCCACAGAGGAGGAGACCACCCTGCACAACCGCATCATGCCCACTGTTGTGCGGCCGCCCAAACAGCTTCTGCCCGAACCCATGCTCTCCACCGAGCAGGACATG GAACTCTATGAGCTTCCG TCGTCCTATGAGATCGGGATTGTGCGCCAGTTTCCATTCTCTTCGGGCCTGCAGAGGATGAGTGTGGTGGCGCGGCTCTTGGGCGAGAAGCGCATGGATGCCTATCTGAAAGGGGCACCCGAGGTCGTCGCCAGCCTTTGTAAGAAGGAAACAG TGCCTGAGAATTTTTCGGACGTTCTGGAGGAGTATACTAAGCAGGGCTTCAGAGTCATCGCCTTGGCTCACCGGAGACTGGAATCCAAACTCACCTGGCATAAAGTGCAGAACATCAACCG AGATGCCATTGAGGTGAACATGGAGTTCCTGGGGATGATTGTAATGCAGAATAAACTAAAGGCCGAGACTCCATCTGTCCTGGAAGACCTTCGTAGAGCCAGCATTCGcactgtaatggtcacag GTGACAACATGCTGACTGCTATTTCAGTGGCGCGGGACTGTGGGATGATCCTGCCCCAGGACCGAGTCATCATTGCAGATGCTCTACCTCCCAAAGATGGCCACGCAGCCCAGATCAATTGGCACTATGCAGACAACCCCACCAAGCATGCCAGCACACTGAGCCCACGCTTTGAA GACATTCAGATACAGCTGGATGAGGACGGCCCTGGAGATGAGCACAGTGCCATGGAGCACTATCACTTCGCCATGAGCGGGAAGTCCTTCGCTGTCATAACAGAACATTTTCAAGATCTCGTACAAAAG CTGGTCCTGCGCGGCACAGTGTTTGCGAGAATGGCTCCGGATCAGAAGACCCAGCTGGTGGAGGCGCTGCAGAGCGTGGA ttattttgtcgGGATGTGTGGTGATGGTGCTAATGATTGCGGG GCACTGAAGAGAGCTCACAGTGGGATCTCCCTGTCTGAACTGGAGGCTTCTGTGGCCTCACCTTTCACCTCCAGAACACCCAACATCTCCTGTGTGCCCAGCCTCATGAG GGAAGGGCGAGCAGCACTGATTACCTCTTTCTGTGTGTTCAAGTTCATGGCTCTGTACAGCATTATCCAGTACATCAGTGTTACTCTCCTTTACTCC ATTCTGAGCAACCTCGGGGACTTCCAGTTTCTCTTCATTGACATAGCTATCATTCTACTTATTGTCTTCACAA TGAGTTTAAACCCAGCCTGGAAGGAGCTGGTGGCACAGAGGCCTCCATCCGGTCTCATTTCTGGGCCTCTACTGTTTTCAGTCCTCACTCAAATCCTCATCTGTCTGAGCTTCCAAACACTGGCTTTCATCTGGGTAAAAAAGCAGCCGTGGTATGAGGTCTGGACGCCGAGCTCAGA TGCCTGTAATTTGTCCAGCACTGCCCATTTCTCCCTTGATCATAATGAAACGGAACATGATGACCACAACATTAAAAACTATGAGAACACTACAGTCTTCTTTGTGTCAGCCTTCCAGTACCTCATTGTAGCCATTGTCTTCTCCAAAGGGAAGCCATTCAGGCAGCCAAGCTACAAAAACT gGCCATTTGTCTTGTCTGCAATCATATTGTATGCCTTTCTGCTCTTCATCCTGTTTTATCGAGTGGATGGTATCGACTGGTTTCTGGAG ATTGTGTGTGTTCCCTACCAGTGGCGCATCACAATACTCCTCATCATTGCAGTTAATGCAGCAGTGTGTATCCTGATGGAG ACCTTCATCCTTGACATCATCTTATGGAAGCTTGTGTTCAGCCGCGACAAGCAGGGCAGCTATGGCGTCACCTCTGCCTCACAGACACCACAG AAGGGTATTGACCTGACGGGATCCAAATTCCTGCCCTGGCTCTGTTGCAGAAAGAGACGGGCACCCAAGGCTCGCTACATGCACCTTGCCCAAGAGCTGCTGGTCGACCCTGACTGGCCGCCCAAGCCCAAAACCACAACTGAAGCGAAAATGCCCTCTAGCCCTGAAAACGGCTCTTACCAAATCATTTCTACTTCATAG
- the LOC136753251 gene encoding leucine-rich repeat-containing protein 15, translated as MWLPLLTCIYLGVHFCDGFSCPSDCICQENGNAFCRGEKITIVPSNLPINTTNLQIQKTQLRELTIESFHGLPHLLRVQISLNPLTTITLSTFNNLTALLSLMLSYNQISSLPSGVFSSLVMLQQLFLGNNKLDVIPPDLFDNLTNLLELDLNSNNLRVLPENIFRSLGNLQYLNLGNNSLQTLPVNIFWPLTQLRQLYLYNNKIVKLQLGIFKNLQNLLELKLFKNMIRQIPPKLFWPLSNLEILHMSSNNLSHLPLESFFHLPHLIQLNIYKIPLVDLPERLFGEMPKLKHFILYSTDLETIPGNIFINMTGLESLTITINQRLNYLPKDTFSGLTSLLQLTLHSNSFFSLEQDIFSDLFNLQSLNLQSNKLGTLPKDIFKNLYNLTNIELHNNLFKNLPSEVLKAAVMLKNISLEKNPWNCSCDIVQLSAWIRSNRYRIRNYNRLLCYSPSYLKNKHLESITYEMLQCSHPTVGNIPLQTSAIYSTDSSSDRASTDTPTIHKNTFTMRFPFWTAQQTVSPAIPITQEYPHMTTGQNTTQKELNNYPQAFHDQDLLQTESTIVHHNRLLGETCLWTILRDPYRPIGLTVHIIMFAIAIALIVVSTCVFYKLNENIAI; from the coding sequence ATGTGGCTCCCACTTCTCACGTGCATATATCTTGGAGTTCACTTCTGCGATGGATTCAGCTGCCCTTCTGATTGTATATGCCAAGAAAATGGCAATGCATTTTGCAGGGGAGAGAAGATCACTATTGTGCCATCCAATTTACCTATCAATACCACTAATTTGCAGATTCAGAAGACTCAGCTCAGAGAATTAACCATCGAAAGTTTTCATGGACTGCCTCATCTGCTGCGTGTTCAAATAAGCTTGAATCCACTAACGACCATAACTCTGAGCACATTTAACAATCTAACTGCCCTTCTATCTCTAATGTTATCATACAACCAGATCTCCAGTCTTCCAAGTGGTGTGTTCAGTAGCCTAGTTATGCTGCAGCAACTATTTCTTGGAAATAACAAACTAGACGTGATACCGCCAGATTTGTTTGACAACCTCACTAACCTGCTAGAACTTGACCTGAATAGCAACAATCTCAGGGTCCTTCCTGAAAACATTTTCCGCAGCCTAGGCAATCTGCAGTATCTTAACTTGGGAAATAACTCTCTGCAGACCCTCCCTGTGAACATCTTCTGGCCTCTCACCCAACTGCGGCAGCTTTATCTCTATAACAATAAGATTGTGAAACTTCAACTTGGAATATTCAAGAACCTCCAGAATCTTCTGGAGCTAAAGCTTTTCAAAAATATGATCCGGCAAATCCCCCCCAAATTATTCTGGCCACTGTCAAACCTAGAAATTCTCCACATGTCCTCAAACAACCTGAGCCATTTGCCTTTGGAAAGTTTTTTCCACCTGCCTCACCTCATCCAACTGAACATCTATAAGATCCCCCTGGTAGACCTACCAGAACGCTTGTTTGGAGAAATGCCAAAactcaaacattttattttgtactccACTGATCTTGAAACTATCCCAgggaatatatttattaatatgacaGGCCTGGAGTCACTCACAATTACCATTAATCAAAGGCTAAATTATTTACCAAAGGACACCTTTAGCGGTCTGACAAGCCTTCTGCAGCTTACTTTACATtctaacagttttttttctttggaacAAGACATATTTTCAGACCTATTTAACCTGCAGAGTCTTAATCTTCAAAGTAACAAACTCGGCACTCTCCcaaaagatatcttcaaaaacCTTTACAATCTTACAAATATTGAACTGCACAATAACTTATTTAAAAACCTTCCAAGTGAAGTTCTAAAAGCAGCAGTTATGCTAAAAAACATCAGCCTAGAGAAAAACCCCTGGAATTGTAGCTGTGATATTGTGCAGCTTTCGGCCTGGATAAGGTCCAATAGATATAGGATCCGGAACTACAACCGTTTATTGTGTTATTCACcatcttatttaaaaaataagcatCTTGAGTCAATAACTTATGAAATGCTACAGTGCAGTCATCCCACTGTAGGTAACATTCCCCTACAAACGAGTGCAATTTACAGTACTGATTCTAGTTCAGATAGAGCATCAACTGACACCCCAACTATTCATAAAAATACTTTCACCATGCGGTTTCCATTCTGGACAGCTCAGCAGACTGTGTCCCCTGCTATTCCCATTACTCAGGAATACCCACATATGACTACTGGACAGAACACAACACAAAAGGAGTTGAATAATTACCCTCAGGCCTTTCATGATCAAGACCTTCTGCAGACCGAGTCCACGATTGTGCATCACAACAGGCTTCTTGGTGAAACTTGTCTTTGGACAATTCTGCGGGACCCTTACAGACCAATTGGCTTAACTGTTCATATAATCATGTTTGCCATAGCGATAGCTCTAATTGTTGTCAGCACCTGCGTATTCTACAAACTTAATGAGAACATAGCCATTTAG